One window of the Onychostoma macrolepis isolate SWU-2019 chromosome 21, ASM1243209v1, whole genome shotgun sequence genome contains the following:
- the LOC131528377 gene encoding proteinase-activated receptor 1-like, with protein MDLGSMEGGRSSDVTIYKSKPLLTEETEHSESTANITHLNVEIYNETTYVLNTFGISDKAVDILKGLLVTRLLPSFYIIIILISLPLNALALVTFTSRIQEKQPAVIYMSHLACVDLLFTLLLPLKIHYQLNASDWVFGEAACRVLSAAYYCYMYCSILLMMCMSVDRLLAVVFPITSLTWRSTRKATCVCVLVWLLALAGTVPLLSITQTFKIKDVGASPVLYHTQLYAYLFIILSCLYFFLPLVITIVSYSTIIYVLTTKNDHLETSYSDKRRRAVIMAIGVLSEFVMCFAPTNGILLYHCVHLATGGSSEEGKYYLPAVCLGSASAFLDPLLYYYGSSQCREQIHSLICWRKTKSTTIP; from the exons ATGGATCTGGGCTCAATGGAGGGTGGAAGATCCAGTGATGTCACCATATATAAATCCAAGCCTCTCCTCACAGAAGAGACTGAGCACTCAGAGAGT ACTGCCAACATCACTCATCTGAATGTAGAAATATACAATGAAACTACATATGTCTTGAACACATTTGGTATCTCAGACAAAGCTGTTGACATCCTCAAAGGCCTGCTGGTCACAC GCCTGCTGCCCTCATtctacatcatcatcatcctcattaGTTTGCCTCTGAACGCTTTGGCCTTGGTAACATTCACCTCTAGGATTCAAGAGAAACAACCAGCTGTGATCTACATGTCTCACCTGGCGTGTGTGGACCTGCTCTTCACCCTGCTGCTGCCTCTGAAGATCCACTACCAGCTGAACGCTTCAGATTGGGTGTTCGGTGAGGCGGCGTGTCGTGTGCTCAGTGCAGCTTACTACTGCTACATGTACTGCTCCATACTGCTGATGATGTGCATGAGTGTGGACAGGCTGCTGGCTGTGGTGTTTCCCATCACCTCTCTGACCTGGAGGAGCACAAGGAAAgccacatgtgtgtgtgtgctggtctGGCTGCTGGCGCTCGCTGGTACAGTGCCGCTTCTCTCCATAACACAAACATTCAAGATAAAGGATGTGGGGGCGTCACCTGTGCTGTATCACACACAGCTGTATGCATACCTGTTTATCATCCTCTCCTGCCTCTACTTCTTCTTGCCTCTGGTCATCACCATAGTGAGTTACTCTACCATCATATATGTGCTCACTACCAAGAATGATCACTTGGAAACCTCATATTCAGACAAGCGAAGGAGAGCTGTGATTATGGCTATCGGTGTGCTGAGTGAGTTTGTAATGTGCTTTGCACCAACCAATGGCATCTTGTTGTACCACTGTGTTCATTTAGCCACCGGAGGCAGCAGTGAGGAGGGGAAATACTACTTGCCGGCTGTGTGTTTGGGGAGCGCAAGTGCGTTTCTGGACCCTCTGCTGTACTACTACGGCTCGTCTCAATGCAGAGAGCAGATCCACTCTCTGATCTGTTGGAGGAAGACAAAAAGCACAACCATACCATAA